The following coding sequences are from one Rathayibacter sp. VKM Ac-2760 window:
- a CDS encoding ribose-5-phosphate isomerase yields the protein MTAITYRVVVGSDDAGFDYKEALKADLMKDDRVSLVTDVGVDSESHTDYPDIAVTAARMIADGSADRAILICGTGLGVAIAANKVPGVRAVTAHDSFSVERSVLSNNAQVLCMGQRVVGLEVARRMAREWLGYEFDPSSASAGKVAAICGYDGSAPKGVDA from the coding sequence ATGACCGCCATCACCTATCGGGTCGTCGTCGGATCGGACGACGCGGGCTTCGACTACAAGGAGGCGCTGAAGGCCGACCTGATGAAGGACGACCGCGTCTCGCTGGTGACCGACGTCGGCGTCGACTCCGAGAGCCACACCGACTACCCGGACATCGCGGTCACCGCCGCGCGGATGATCGCCGACGGGTCCGCGGACCGCGCGATCCTGATCTGCGGCACGGGCCTCGGCGTCGCGATCGCGGCGAACAAGGTGCCGGGGGTGCGCGCGGTCACGGCGCACGACTCCTTCTCGGTCGAGCGGTCGGTGCTCTCGAACAACGCGCAGGTGCTCTGCATGGGGCAGCGCGTGGTGGGGCTCGAGGTGGCGCGGCGGATGGCGCGGGAGTGGCTCGGCTACGAGTTCGATCCGTCGAGCGCGTCGGCGGGCAAGGTCGCGGCGATCTGCGGGTACGACGGCAGCGCGCCGAAGGGCGTGGACGCCTGA
- a CDS encoding dihydroxyacetone kinase family protein, which yields MTTIYDDPDEFAEDQLAGFLSLYADRLRGVPGGVVSLRTAGAEPQVAVVIGGGSGHYPAFSGTVGPGLATGAVVGNIFTSPSAAQAYSVAKAADQGRGVVFSFGNYAGDTMNFGIAAERLRKEGIDTRIVVVTDDIASADEIGKRRGIAGDFPVFKAMGAAAAEGASLDEVERVGNASNAATRTLGVAFSGCTMPGATEPLFSVPEGHLGLGLGIHGEPGIRDIELLRAAELADLFVDRLLADLPEGAGAEGGTTRVAPILNGLGTTKYEELFLLWRHIARRLEEAGLHTVEPEVGELVTSLDMGGVSLTLQWLDDELERYWRADAYTPAYRRVAAPVAALLAPSGDDAEAGEEESAPSATDAAVALGDTVRAALAAVHGLLEREEEALGRIDAVAGDGDHGRGMLKGIGAATRRIDRIEERTGGAWLLSRAGQSWAEQAGGTSGVLWGAALEALGASLTDARDAYAAADVVTGVDAFAESIVDLGRASEGDKTMLDALLPFARVLRERVDGGSPLVEAWREAAGVAVERAAATADLRPKVGRARPLAEKSLGTPDAGATSMGMILTTVGDVLAERAATEGATA from the coding sequence ATGACGACGATCTACGACGACCCCGACGAGTTCGCCGAGGACCAGCTGGCCGGCTTCCTCTCCCTCTACGCCGACCGCCTGCGCGGCGTGCCGGGGGGAGTGGTCTCGCTCCGCACCGCGGGCGCCGAGCCGCAGGTCGCCGTCGTCATCGGCGGCGGCTCCGGGCACTACCCGGCGTTCAGCGGCACCGTCGGCCCGGGGCTCGCGACCGGCGCGGTGGTGGGCAACATCTTCACCTCGCCGTCGGCGGCGCAGGCCTACTCGGTGGCGAAGGCCGCCGACCAGGGCCGGGGAGTGGTGTTCAGCTTCGGCAACTACGCCGGCGACACGATGAACTTCGGCATCGCGGCCGAGCGACTGCGCAAGGAGGGGATCGACACCCGGATCGTCGTCGTCACCGACGACATCGCCTCGGCGGACGAGATCGGGAAGCGCCGCGGCATCGCGGGCGACTTCCCGGTGTTCAAGGCGATGGGCGCGGCGGCCGCGGAGGGCGCGTCCCTCGACGAGGTCGAGCGGGTGGGGAACGCGAGCAACGCGGCGACCCGAACGCTCGGCGTCGCGTTCTCGGGCTGCACCATGCCGGGCGCGACCGAGCCGCTGTTCAGCGTGCCCGAGGGGCACCTGGGCCTGGGGCTCGGGATCCACGGCGAGCCCGGGATCCGCGACATCGAGCTGCTGCGCGCGGCCGAGCTGGCCGACCTCTTCGTCGACCGGCTGCTCGCGGACCTTCCCGAGGGTGCGGGGGCGGAGGGCGGCACGACCCGCGTCGCTCCGATCCTGAACGGGCTCGGCACCACGAAGTACGAGGAGCTCTTCCTGCTCTGGCGCCACATCGCGCGCCGGCTCGAGGAGGCCGGGCTGCACACGGTCGAGCCCGAGGTCGGCGAGCTGGTCACCAGCCTCGACATGGGCGGCGTCTCGCTGACCCTGCAGTGGCTCGACGACGAGCTCGAGCGCTACTGGCGCGCCGACGCCTACACGCCGGCCTACCGCCGGGTCGCGGCTCCGGTCGCGGCGCTGCTCGCGCCGTCGGGCGACGACGCCGAGGCGGGGGAGGAGGAGTCCGCTCCCTCCGCCACCGACGCCGCCGTCGCGCTCGGCGACACGGTGCGGGCGGCGCTCGCCGCCGTGCACGGGCTGCTCGAGCGCGAGGAGGAGGCGCTCGGCCGCATCGACGCGGTCGCCGGCGACGGCGATCACGGCCGCGGGATGCTCAAGGGCATCGGCGCGGCGACGCGGCGGATCGACCGGATCGAGGAGCGCACGGGCGGCGCCTGGCTGCTCTCCCGCGCGGGCCAGTCCTGGGCGGAGCAGGCCGGCGGCACCTCCGGGGTGCTCTGGGGTGCGGCGCTCGAGGCGCTCGGCGCCTCGCTGACCGACGCGCGGGACGCCTACGCGGCGGCCGACGTCGTGACCGGCGTGGACGCCTTCGCGGAGTCGATCGTCGATCTCGGGCGCGCGAGCGAGGGCGACAAGACGATGCTCGACGCGCTGCTGCCGTTCGCGCGGGTGCTGCGCGAGCGCGTGGACGGCGGTTCTCCGCTCGTCGAGGCGTGGCGGGAGGCGGCGGGCGTCGCCGTCGAGCGCGCCGCGGCGACCGCGGACCTGCGGCCGAAGGTCGGCCGCGCACGACCCCTGGCCGAGAAGAGCCTGGGCACACCGGACGCGGGCGCGACCTCGATGGGGATGATCCTGACCACGGTCGGCGACGTCCTCGCCGAGCGCGCCGCTACAGAAGGAGCGACAGCATGA